One Choloepus didactylus isolate mChoDid1 chromosome 8, mChoDid1.pri, whole genome shotgun sequence DNA window includes the following coding sequences:
- the AQP2 gene encoding aquaporin-2 isoform X1 yields MWELRSIAFSRAVFAEFLATLLFVFFGLGSALNWPQALPSVLQIAMAFGLGIGTLVQTVGHVSGAHINPAVTVACLVGCQVSFLRAAFYVAAQLLGAVAGAAILHEITPPDIRGDLAVNALSNNTTAGQAVTVELFLTLQLVLCIFASTDERRAENSGTPALSIGFSVALGHLLGIYYTGCSMNPARSLAPAVITGKFDDHWVMAEPPPSQIHLRGRTRVPGPQDWARVFWIGPLVGAVLGSLLYNYVLFPPVKSLSERLATLKGLEPDTDWEEREARRRQSVELHSPQSLPRGSKA; encoded by the exons ATGTGGGAGCTCCGGTCCATCGCCTTCTCCAGGGCTGTGTTTGCGGAGTTCCTGGCCACACTCCTGTTCGTCTTCTTCGGCCTCGGCTCGGCCCTCAACTGGCCACAGGCCCTGCCCTCAGTGCTGCAGATTGCCATGGCTTTCGGCCTGGGTATAGGCACTCTGGTGCAGACTGTGGGCCATGTCAGCGGGGCCCACATCAACCCTGCCGTGACGGTGGCCTGCCTGGTGGGCTGCCAAGTCTCCTTTCTCCGAGCTGCCTTCTACGTGGCTGCTCAGCTGCTGGGGGCCGTGGCAGGGGCTGCCATCCTCCATGAGATCACTCCACCAGACATCCGTGGGGACCTGGCGGTCAACGCA CTCAGCAACAACACAACAGCTGGCCAGGCCGTAACTGTGGAGCTCTTCCTGACCCTGCAGCTGGTGCTCTGCATCTTTGCCTCCACCGACGAGCGCCGCGCTGAAAACTCGGGCACCCCTGCGCTCTCTATCGGCTTCTCTGTGGCCCTGGGCCACCTCCTTGGG ATATACTACACTGGCTGCTCCATGAATCCTGCTCGCTCCCTGGCTCCGGCCGTCATCACCGGCAAGTTTGATGACCACTGGGTAATGGCCGAACCCCCCCCCTCCCAAATCCATCTCAGAGGGAGAACAAGGGTTCCAGGACCACAAGATTGGGCCAGG GTCTTCTGGATCGGACCCCTGGTCGGCGCCGTCTTGGGCTCCCTCCTCTACAACTACGTCCTGTTCCCCCCGGTCAAGAGCCTGTCGGAGCGCCTGGCGACGCTGAAGGGTCTGGAGCCCGACACCGACTGGGAGGAGCGCGAGGCGCGGCGGCGGCAGTCGGTGGAGCTGCACTCGCCGCAGAGCCTGCCGCGGGGCAGCAAGGCCTGA
- the AQP2 gene encoding aquaporin-2 isoform X3 has protein sequence MWELRSIAFSRAVFAEFLATLLFVFFGLGSALNWPQALPSVLQIAMAFGLGIGTLVQTVGHVSGAHINPAVTVACLVGCQVSFLRAAFYVAAQLLGAVAGAAILHEITPPDIRGDLAVNALSNNTTAGQAVTVELFLTLQLVLCIFASTDERRAENSGTPALSIGFSVALGHLLGIYYTGCSMNPARSLAPAVITGKFDDHWVFWIGPLVGAVLGSLLYNYVLFPPVKSLSERLATLKGLEPDTDWEEREARRRQSVELHSPQSLPRGSKA, from the exons ATGTGGGAGCTCCGGTCCATCGCCTTCTCCAGGGCTGTGTTTGCGGAGTTCCTGGCCACACTCCTGTTCGTCTTCTTCGGCCTCGGCTCGGCCCTCAACTGGCCACAGGCCCTGCCCTCAGTGCTGCAGATTGCCATGGCTTTCGGCCTGGGTATAGGCACTCTGGTGCAGACTGTGGGCCATGTCAGCGGGGCCCACATCAACCCTGCCGTGACGGTGGCCTGCCTGGTGGGCTGCCAAGTCTCCTTTCTCCGAGCTGCCTTCTACGTGGCTGCTCAGCTGCTGGGGGCCGTGGCAGGGGCTGCCATCCTCCATGAGATCACTCCACCAGACATCCGTGGGGACCTGGCGGTCAACGCA CTCAGCAACAACACAACAGCTGGCCAGGCCGTAACTGTGGAGCTCTTCCTGACCCTGCAGCTGGTGCTCTGCATCTTTGCCTCCACCGACGAGCGCCGCGCTGAAAACTCGGGCACCCCTGCGCTCTCTATCGGCTTCTCTGTGGCCCTGGGCCACCTCCTTGGG ATATACTACACTGGCTGCTCCATGAATCCTGCTCGCTCCCTGGCTCCGGCCGTCATCACCGGCAAGTTTGATGACCACTGG GTCTTCTGGATCGGACCCCTGGTCGGCGCCGTCTTGGGCTCCCTCCTCTACAACTACGTCCTGTTCCCCCCGGTCAAGAGCCTGTCGGAGCGCCTGGCGACGCTGAAGGGTCTGGAGCCCGACACCGACTGGGAGGAGCGCGAGGCGCGGCGGCGGCAGTCGGTGGAGCTGCACTCGCCGCAGAGCCTGCCGCGGGGCAGCAAGGCCTGA
- the AQP2 gene encoding aquaporin-2 isoform X2, whose product MWELRSIAFSRAVFAEFLATLLFVFFGLGSALNWPQALPSVLQIAMAFGLGIGTLVQTVGHVSGAHINPAVTVACLVGCQVSFLRAAFYVAAQLLGAVAGAAILHEITPPDIRGDLAVNALSNNTTAGQAVTVELFLTLQLVLCIFASTDERRAENSGTPALSIGFSVALGHLLGIYYTGCSMNPARSLAPAVITGLLDRTPGRRRLGLPPLQLRPVPPGQEPVGAPGDAEGSGARHRLGGARGAAAAVGGAALAAEPAAGQQGLSARAGPGLEGPRTEAQRSWE is encoded by the exons ATGTGGGAGCTCCGGTCCATCGCCTTCTCCAGGGCTGTGTTTGCGGAGTTCCTGGCCACACTCCTGTTCGTCTTCTTCGGCCTCGGCTCGGCCCTCAACTGGCCACAGGCCCTGCCCTCAGTGCTGCAGATTGCCATGGCTTTCGGCCTGGGTATAGGCACTCTGGTGCAGACTGTGGGCCATGTCAGCGGGGCCCACATCAACCCTGCCGTGACGGTGGCCTGCCTGGTGGGCTGCCAAGTCTCCTTTCTCCGAGCTGCCTTCTACGTGGCTGCTCAGCTGCTGGGGGCCGTGGCAGGGGCTGCCATCCTCCATGAGATCACTCCACCAGACATCCGTGGGGACCTGGCGGTCAACGCA CTCAGCAACAACACAACAGCTGGCCAGGCCGTAACTGTGGAGCTCTTCCTGACCCTGCAGCTGGTGCTCTGCATCTTTGCCTCCACCGACGAGCGCCGCGCTGAAAACTCGGGCACCCCTGCGCTCTCTATCGGCTTCTCTGTGGCCCTGGGCCACCTCCTTGGG ATATACTACACTGGCTGCTCCATGAATCCTGCTCGCTCCCTGGCTCCGGCCGTCATCACCG GTCTTCTGGATCGGACCCCTGGTCGGCGCCGTCTTGGGCTCCCTCCTCTACAACTACGTCCTGTTCCCCCCGGTCAAGAGCCTGTCGGAGCGCCTGGCGACGCTGAAGGGTCTGGAGCCCGACACCGACTGGGAGGAGCGCGAGGCGCGGCGGCGGCAGTCGGTGGAGCTGCACTCGCCGCAGAGCCTGCCGCGGGGCAGCAAGGCCTGAGCGCCCGCGCGGGCCCGGGCCTCGAAGGTCCCCGGACGGAGGCTCAGAGGAGCTGGGAGTGA